The following are from one region of the Stigmatella ashevillena genome:
- a CDS encoding NAD-dependent epimerase/dehydratase family protein, producing MNVLITGGNGFLGTWLARALTARGDAVTCLLRRTSDVSGLAGLPYNRVDGDVTAPETLKQAVAGCDVVFHLAGIRRAAVREDFMRVNAEGTRHLCEALVQAGSRARLVLCGSLSASGPSSRERPHVEEDPFHPAEWYGESKAEAERIVLSYADRLPVTVARPPRILGPGDHENLTFFKLVHRGIRLEIGGGPRPLTLVDVEDVVDLLLLLAERPEALGQAFFVAGPQFLSLEELQDIGARELGLHPRTIHLPPWVLRALAAGADLVTQATGRKLPLNRKLARQLLAPAWTCSGAKAERLLGFRPRRELGDSIRRSARWYQEKGWL from the coding sequence ATGAATGTCCTCATCACCGGTGGAAATGGCTTCTTGGGAACCTGGCTCGCCCGTGCGTTGACCGCGCGCGGCGACGCAGTGACGTGTTTGCTGCGGCGCACCAGCGACGTGTCAGGGCTCGCTGGGCTCCCCTACAACCGGGTGGACGGAGACGTGACCGCTCCGGAGACGCTGAAGCAGGCTGTAGCAGGCTGTGACGTGGTGTTCCACCTGGCGGGCATCCGCCGGGCCGCCGTGCGCGAGGACTTCATGCGCGTCAACGCCGAGGGCACGCGCCACCTGTGTGAGGCCCTCGTGCAGGCGGGGAGCCGCGCCCGGCTGGTGCTCTGCGGCTCCCTGTCCGCCTCCGGCCCCTCCTCGCGGGAGCGGCCCCACGTGGAGGAGGACCCCTTTCATCCGGCCGAGTGGTACGGAGAGAGCAAGGCCGAGGCCGAGCGCATCGTCCTCTCCTATGCAGACCGGCTGCCGGTGACGGTGGCACGGCCCCCCCGCATCCTGGGTCCGGGAGATCACGAAAACCTCACTTTCTTCAAGCTGGTGCATCGCGGCATCCGGCTGGAGATTGGCGGTGGCCCCCGGCCCCTGACCTTGGTGGACGTGGAGGACGTGGTGGACCTGTTGCTCCTGTTGGCCGAGCGCCCGGAAGCCCTGGGCCAGGCCTTCTTCGTGGCAGGCCCCCAATTCCTCTCTCTGGAAGAGCTTCAGGACATCGGCGCCCGGGAGTTGGGGCTTCACCCCCGGACCATCCACCTGCCCCCTTGGGTGCTCCGGGCGCTGGCCGCCGGGGCGGACCTCGTCACCCAGGCCACGGGCCGCAAGCTGCCCCTGAACCGGAAGTTGGCGCGTCAACTCCTGGCCCCCGCCTGGACCTGCTCCGGCGCCAAGGCGGAGCGGCTGCTGGGGTTCCGGCCACGCCGGGAACTGGGGGACTCCATCCGCAGAAGTGCCCGCTGGTATCAGGAGAAGGGCTGGCTGTAG
- a CDS encoding SWIB/MDM2 domain-containing protein translates to MAAKKAAAKKTAAKKAAPAAKKAAGAKKPNAAFMKEFNPTPELAAVVGDKPLPRTAVIKKLWDYFKKNGLNQGQLINLDDNLKKVYGNKKQIKMTEVAGAFKHLKE, encoded by the coding sequence ATGGCCGCAAAGAAGGCTGCTGCGAAGAAGACCGCTGCGAAGAAGGCTGCTCCCGCCGCGAAGAAGGCCGCGGGTGCCAAGAAGCCGAACGCCGCGTTCATGAAGGAGTTCAACCCCACGCCCGAACTCGCCGCCGTCGTCGGGGACAAGCCGCTTCCTCGCACTGCGGTCATCAAGAAGCTGTGGGATTACTTCAAGAAGAATGGTCTCAACCAGGGCCAGCTCATCAACCTGGATGACAACCTCAAGAAGGTCTACGGCAACAAGAAGCAGATCAAGATGACCGAGGTCGCCGGAGCCTTCAAGCACCTGAAGGAGTAG
- the treY gene encoding malto-oligosyltrehalose synthase, with protein sequence MLLDGSKEAKAAVPEQAEREAALVADGLYTRLREELLASARDTPLSTYRVQLHQGFRFEDARAVVPYLARLGVSDLYASPYLKATPGSTHGYDCVDHQQINPEVGSAEDHQALCQTLKEHHLGHVVDVVPNHMGIERLNPLWFDVLENGPSSLYAKYFDIDWAPVKAELRDKVLLPILGDQYGMVLERGELKLTFREGAFFIQYYDHFLPLAPRQYGYVLSQELEGLVAKLGESHPQLIELQSILTAIEHLPSRTETERAKVIERNREKEVIKRRLAALVESSPDVATFVAARVDAVNGTPGNPRSFDQLDTLLSHCCYRLAHWRVAGEEINYRRFFDINGLAAIRVEDPDVFDEAHTRIFDWLREGCVTGLRIDHPDGLFDPTAYFLRLQERFFLERAKVHFQAEHGAQDARWSAVEQRLAQRWREEAGQDPASPLRKALYVVVEKIQGGKERIPEVWAVHGTTGYRFANAVCGLFVQPEAEKPLTETYHRFLGETPDFEQLVYEKKQFIMRTAMSSEINMLAHELNRISEMNRRTRDFTLNSLRRALVEFIALFPVYRTYVDGWRPELDARDVQYIEWTISRAKANNAITNTSIFDFLSDILLMRYPEHLNENERAEMLRFAMKLQQVTGPVMAKGLEDTSFYIYNRLVSLNEVGGEPEHFGINTATFHQRNQERADHWPASLLTTSTHDTKRSEDVRARLNVLTELPEVWRQKVQHWAQLNARHVTLLPSGVAPSRNDEYLLYQTLVGAWPMGESVPAKEFEAFHHRVRDYMAKALKEAKVRTSWTSPDADYDGAVARFVDACFDAKQSSAFLDDVRQFKRHIERAGQHNALGQLVLKLASPGVVDTYQGCELWDLSLVDPDNRRPVDYTVRAQLLEALDAASAKDRQALCARLAAEMDDGQVKLFVLAESLRLRQRQPAVFRAGAYRVLELSGPRSQAAVAFAREREGAVVLTAVPRFTLSALGEVGGLARAYEGTFVDLPEAYGGMMFQDVFTGRQVRPERGATGGVVLPLAPLLSGFPVVLLERSPG encoded by the coding sequence ATGCTGCTCGACGGATCGAAAGAGGCGAAGGCCGCTGTGCCGGAACAGGCGGAGCGGGAGGCGGCCCTGGTGGCCGATGGGCTGTACACGCGGCTCCGTGAGGAGCTGCTGGCGAGCGCCCGGGACACGCCCCTGTCCACCTACCGGGTTCAACTCCATCAAGGCTTCCGCTTCGAGGACGCGCGCGCGGTGGTGCCGTACCTGGCCCGGCTGGGGGTGAGCGATTTGTATGCCTCCCCGTACCTGAAGGCCACGCCGGGCAGTACCCACGGGTACGACTGCGTGGACCATCAGCAGATCAACCCCGAGGTGGGCTCGGCGGAAGACCACCAGGCGCTCTGCCAGACGCTGAAGGAGCACCACCTGGGGCATGTGGTGGATGTGGTGCCCAACCACATGGGCATCGAGCGCCTCAATCCCCTGTGGTTCGACGTGCTGGAGAACGGTCCGTCCTCGCTGTACGCGAAGTACTTCGACATCGACTGGGCCCCGGTGAAGGCCGAGCTGCGGGACAAGGTGCTTCTGCCCATCCTGGGAGACCAGTACGGCATGGTCCTGGAGCGGGGCGAGCTGAAGTTGACCTTCCGGGAGGGGGCCTTCTTCATCCAGTACTATGACCATTTCCTACCGTTGGCCCCCCGTCAGTATGGCTATGTGCTGAGCCAGGAGCTGGAGGGGCTGGTGGCGAAGCTGGGGGAGAGCCACCCGCAGCTCATCGAGCTCCAGTCCATCCTCACCGCCATCGAGCACCTGCCCTCGCGCACGGAGACGGAGCGGGCCAAGGTCATCGAGCGCAACCGCGAGAAGGAGGTCATCAAGCGGCGGCTCGCGGCGCTGGTCGAGAGCAGCCCGGACGTGGCCACCTTCGTGGCCGCCCGGGTGGACGCCGTCAACGGCACCCCAGGCAACCCGCGCTCCTTCGATCAATTGGACACGCTGCTGTCGCACTGCTGCTACCGGTTGGCGCACTGGCGCGTGGCCGGCGAGGAGATCAACTACCGGCGCTTCTTCGACATCAATGGGCTGGCCGCCATCCGCGTGGAGGATCCGGACGTCTTCGACGAGGCCCATACCCGTATCTTCGACTGGCTGCGCGAGGGCTGCGTCACGGGGCTGCGCATCGATCATCCCGACGGCTTGTTCGATCCCACGGCTTACTTCCTCCGGCTCCAGGAGCGCTTCTTCCTGGAGCGGGCCAAGGTGCATTTCCAGGCGGAGCACGGGGCACAGGACGCGCGCTGGTCAGCGGTGGAGCAGCGCCTGGCGCAGCGATGGCGGGAAGAGGCGGGGCAGGATCCCGCCTCGCCGCTGCGCAAGGCCCTCTACGTGGTGGTGGAGAAGATCCAGGGGGGCAAGGAGCGCATCCCCGAGGTGTGGGCCGTGCATGGCACCACCGGCTACCGCTTCGCCAACGCGGTGTGCGGCCTCTTCGTTCAGCCGGAGGCAGAGAAGCCGCTGACGGAGACGTACCACCGCTTCCTCGGTGAGACGCCCGACTTCGAGCAGTTGGTCTACGAGAAGAAGCAGTTCATCATGCGCACGGCCATGTCGAGCGAGATCAACATGCTCGCCCATGAGCTGAACCGCATCTCGGAGATGAACCGCCGCACCCGGGACTTCACGCTCAACAGCTTGCGGCGGGCGCTCGTGGAGTTCATCGCGCTGTTTCCCGTGTACCGCACCTACGTGGACGGGTGGCGGCCAGAGCTGGATGCCCGGGACGTGCAGTACATCGAGTGGACCATCTCCCGGGCCAAGGCGAACAACGCCATCACCAACACCAGCATCTTCGACTTCCTGAGCGACATCCTCCTGATGCGCTACCCGGAGCACCTGAACGAGAACGAGCGGGCGGAGATGCTGCGCTTCGCCATGAAGCTGCAGCAGGTGACTGGGCCGGTGATGGCCAAGGGGCTGGAGGACACCTCCTTCTACATCTACAACCGGCTCGTCTCGCTCAACGAGGTGGGCGGAGAGCCTGAGCATTTCGGCATCAACACCGCCACCTTCCACCAGCGCAACCAGGAGCGCGCGGACCACTGGCCCGCGAGCCTGCTCACCACCAGCACGCACGACACCAAGCGCAGCGAGGATGTGCGGGCCCGGCTGAACGTGCTCACCGAGCTGCCCGAGGTGTGGCGCCAGAAGGTTCAGCACTGGGCGCAGCTCAATGCCCGGCATGTCACCTTGTTGCCCTCCGGAGTCGCCCCTTCGCGCAACGACGAGTACCTGCTCTACCAGACGCTCGTGGGCGCATGGCCGATGGGCGAGTCCGTCCCGGCCAAGGAGTTCGAGGCCTTCCATCACCGGGTACGCGATTACATGGCCAAGGCCCTGAAGGAGGCCAAGGTCCGCACCTCGTGGACCAGCCCGGATGCCGACTATGACGGGGCGGTGGCCCGCTTCGTGGACGCCTGCTTCGATGCGAAGCAGTCCTCGGCCTTCCTGGACGATGTGCGCCAGTTCAAGCGCCACATCGAGCGGGCAGGCCAGCACAACGCGCTGGGTCAACTGGTGCTCAAGCTGGCGTCTCCTGGGGTGGTGGACACCTACCAGGGGTGTGAGTTGTGGGATCTGTCCCTGGTGGATCCGGACAACCGCAGGCCGGTGGACTACACGGTGCGCGCCCAACTTCTGGAGGCGCTGGACGCGGCGTCCGCGAAGGACCGTCAGGCGCTGTGTGCCCGTCTGGCCGCCGAGATGGACGATGGGCAGGTGAAGCTCTTCGTGCTCGCTGAGAGCTTGCGGCTGCGCCAGCGCCAGCCTGCCGTGTTCCGCGCGGGGGCCTACCGGGTGCTGGAGCTGTCCGGTCCCCGGTCCCAGGCGGCCGTGGCGTTTGCCCGAGAGCGGGAGGGGGCGGTGGTGCTGACCGCCGTGCCGCGGTTCACGCTGAGTGCGCTGGGGGAGGTGGGTGGGCTTGCCCGCGCCTATGAAGGCACTTTCGTGGACCTTCCGGAGGCGTATGGGGGCATGATGTTCCAGGACGTGTTTACCGGGCGCCAGGTACGGCCAGAGCGGGGAGCGACGGGTGGCGTGGTGCTGCCCCTGGCTCCGTTGCTCTCGGGATTCCCGGTCGTCTTGCTGGAGAGGAGTCCTGGATGA
- the glgX gene encoding glycogen debranching protein GlgX, with translation MKKAEVLPGRPYPLGATYDGEGVNFAVFSEHAKRIEVCLFDPDHPTQEIRRFPLLETTYQVWHGYVPGLKPGTLYGLRAHGPYEPKKGLRFNPHKLLVDPYARALHGKVDVSAPVYAYRGVDEGDKDADLTMDTRDSAAGVPKAVVLADDFDWEGDCSPATPWHRTLLYELHVKGFTKLHPAVPEALRGTYAGLAHPAVLEHLQRVGVTAVELLPIHASVDESFLVKKGLTNYWGYNTLGYFAPDARYSASGSLGGQVTEFKQMVKALHRAGIEVILDVVYNHTCEGNHLGPTLSFKGLDNGAYYRLTEKDPRFYLDFTGCGNSWNATHPYALKLVADSLRYWVEEMHVDGFRFDLATTLGRDRGGYDTRAAFFQILHQDPVLSQVKLIAEPWDVGDFGYQVGNFPVRWGEWNGKYRDTIRRYWKGDDRQAAEIGYRLTGSSDLFSLSGRKPTASVNFVTAHDGFTLHDLVTYGGKHNEANLENNRDGANDNHSWNCGVEGETADAVVNALREQQKRNFIATLFISQGVPMLVAGDEMGRTQQGNNNAYCQDNALSWVNWTLSARQQEMLDFTERMSRLRREQPVLSKRRFFRGAHIWDSELKDLAWFKPDGNEMRKEDWEKPYVRSLSFLLGGDAIAALDDQGHRLVGDTLLVLSNAHHEPVTFLLPAIEWGADWERVVDTTVSGDCSHIHTPAGGKIQVAGRSLVVLRRPATEL, from the coding sequence ATGAAGAAGGCGGAGGTGCTTCCAGGGAGGCCATACCCCCTGGGCGCCACGTACGATGGGGAGGGTGTGAACTTCGCGGTCTTCAGTGAGCACGCGAAGCGCATCGAAGTCTGCCTCTTCGATCCGGACCATCCTACCCAGGAGATTCGCCGCTTTCCGCTCCTGGAGACAACCTATCAGGTCTGGCATGGCTATGTGCCCGGGTTGAAGCCCGGGACGCTCTATGGCCTGCGCGCGCACGGTCCCTACGAGCCGAAGAAGGGCCTGCGCTTCAACCCCCACAAGCTGTTGGTGGACCCCTACGCGCGGGCCCTCCACGGCAAGGTGGATGTCTCCGCGCCCGTGTACGCCTACCGGGGCGTGGACGAGGGCGACAAGGACGCGGACCTGACGATGGACACGCGCGACAGCGCCGCCGGAGTTCCCAAGGCGGTGGTGCTGGCCGATGACTTCGACTGGGAAGGCGATTGCTCACCCGCCACCCCCTGGCACCGCACGCTGCTGTACGAACTGCACGTCAAGGGTTTCACGAAGCTCCATCCCGCCGTGCCCGAGGCCCTGCGGGGCACCTATGCGGGGCTGGCCCACCCGGCGGTCCTCGAGCACCTGCAGCGGGTGGGCGTCACCGCCGTGGAACTGCTGCCCATCCATGCCTCCGTGGATGAGTCGTTCCTCGTGAAGAAGGGGCTCACCAACTACTGGGGCTACAACACGCTGGGGTACTTCGCGCCGGATGCGCGCTACAGCGCCTCGGGCTCCCTGGGCGGCCAGGTGACCGAGTTCAAGCAGATGGTGAAGGCGCTTCACCGCGCGGGCATCGAGGTCATTCTCGATGTGGTCTACAACCACACGTGTGAAGGCAACCACCTGGGGCCCACGCTGTCCTTCAAAGGCCTGGACAACGGGGCCTACTACCGGCTCACGGAGAAGGACCCGCGCTTCTATCTGGACTTCACCGGGTGCGGGAACTCGTGGAATGCCACGCATCCCTATGCGCTCAAACTGGTAGCGGACTCCTTGCGCTACTGGGTGGAGGAGATGCATGTGGATGGGTTCCGCTTCGATCTGGCCACCACGCTGGGGCGGGACCGGGGCGGCTACGACACGCGCGCGGCCTTCTTCCAGATCCTCCACCAGGACCCGGTGCTCAGCCAGGTGAAGCTCATCGCCGAGCCCTGGGACGTGGGGGACTTTGGCTATCAGGTGGGCAACTTCCCGGTGCGCTGGGGCGAGTGGAACGGCAAGTACCGCGACACCATCCGCCGGTACTGGAAGGGAGATGACCGGCAGGCGGCGGAGATTGGCTACCGGCTCACCGGCTCCTCGGACTTGTTTTCGCTCTCGGGGCGCAAGCCCACCGCCAGCGTGAACTTCGTCACCGCGCACGATGGCTTCACCCTGCATGACCTGGTCACCTATGGGGGAAAGCACAACGAGGCGAACCTGGAGAACAACCGGGACGGCGCCAACGACAACCACTCGTGGAACTGCGGGGTGGAAGGCGAGACGGCCGACGCGGTGGTGAATGCCTTGCGCGAGCAGCAGAAGCGCAATTTCATCGCCACGCTCTTCATTTCCCAGGGTGTGCCCATGCTGGTCGCGGGCGACGAGATGGGGCGCACCCAGCAGGGCAACAACAACGCCTACTGCCAGGACAACGCGCTGTCCTGGGTGAACTGGACGCTGAGCGCCCGGCAGCAGGAGATGCTGGATTTCACCGAGCGGATGAGCCGGTTGAGGCGGGAGCAGCCGGTGCTGTCCAAGCGCCGGTTCTTCCGGGGCGCCCACATCTGGGACAGCGAGCTGAAGGACCTGGCGTGGTTCAAGCCGGACGGCAACGAGATGCGCAAGGAGGACTGGGAGAAGCCCTACGTCCGCTCCCTGAGCTTCCTGCTGGGGGGCGACGCCATCGCCGCCCTGGATGACCAGGGCCACCGCCTTGTCGGCGACACGCTGCTGGTGCTCTCGAACGCCCACCACGAGCCGGTGACCTTCCTGTTGCCGGCCATCGAGTGGGGCGCGGACTGGGAGCGGGTGGTGGATACGACCGTGTCGGGAGACTGTTCGCACATTCACACGCCCGCCGGAGGGAAGATTCAGGTGGCGGGGCGCTCCCTGGTGGTTCTGCGCAGGCCCGCGACAGAGTTGTAG
- a CDS encoding TerC family protein, which produces MNTQAALWVGFNLFVIAMLAIDLGLFHRKDHAVTPKEAGLWTGVWITLSLMFCAGIWYFSGPVPALQWLTAYVVEYSLSVDNLFVFLMVFSYFRVAAEHQHRVLFWGIVGAFIMRAVLIIAGAALVTRFHWLIYVFGAFLVFTAVKMLVSKDEEVDPEQKWVVRMARKTLPVARLGEGSRFFVTEDGRRKVTPLFVVLLVVEATDLLFALDSIPAVLGISQDAFIIYTSNVCAILGLRSLFFVVASLMDKFHFLKVGLSGILGFVGVKMLITYFDIHVPIGLSLGVIAGILVASIVASLIWPKAPNPGHDRESAKT; this is translated from the coding sequence GTGAATACGCAAGCCGCGCTCTGGGTAGGCTTCAATCTCTTCGTCATCGCGATGCTCGCGATCGATCTGGGCCTCTTCCACCGCAAGGACCATGCGGTGACGCCGAAGGAGGCCGGGCTCTGGACGGGGGTGTGGATCACCCTCAGCCTGATGTTCTGCGCGGGCATCTGGTACTTCTCGGGCCCCGTTCCCGCGCTGCAATGGCTCACCGCCTACGTCGTCGAGTACTCGCTGTCGGTCGACAACCTGTTCGTCTTCCTGATGGTGTTCAGCTACTTCCGGGTGGCGGCGGAGCACCAGCACCGGGTTCTCTTCTGGGGCATCGTCGGCGCCTTCATCATGCGCGCGGTGCTCATCATCGCCGGGGCAGCACTGGTAACGCGCTTCCACTGGCTCATCTACGTCTTCGGCGCCTTCCTCGTCTTCACCGCCGTGAAGATGCTGGTGTCCAAGGACGAGGAGGTGGATCCGGAGCAGAAGTGGGTGGTGCGGATGGCCCGCAAGACGCTGCCCGTGGCGCGGCTGGGAGAGGGCAGCCGCTTCTTCGTGACCGAGGACGGGCGGCGCAAGGTGACGCCGCTGTTCGTGGTGTTGCTGGTGGTGGAGGCCACGGATCTGCTCTTCGCCCTGGACTCCATCCCCGCGGTGTTGGGCATCAGCCAGGACGCGTTCATCATCTACACGTCCAACGTGTGCGCCATCCTCGGGCTGCGCTCGCTGTTCTTCGTGGTGGCCAGCCTCATGGACAAGTTCCACTTCCTCAAGGTGGGCCTCTCGGGAATCCTGGGGTTCGTGGGCGTGAAGATGTTGATCACCTACTTCGATATCCACGTTCCCATCGGGCTGTCGTTGGGGGTGATCGCCGGCATCCTGGTGGCCAGCATCGTGGCCTCGCTCATCTGGCCGAAGGCACCGAATCCGGGCCACGACCGCGAGAGCGCGAAGACCTGA
- the apaG gene encoding Co2+/Mg2+ efflux protein ApaG codes for MSTTTTEGIRITVKPAYWPERSAPESGHYAFMYTVEIANVGNLPAQLRSRHWVITDAQGRIEEVRGEGVVGKQPRLEPGERFEYTSWAMLRTSFGSMRGSYALVRPNGLPFEAQIGEFALTLPNALH; via the coding sequence ATGTCCACGACGACCACCGAGGGCATCCGGATCACCGTGAAGCCCGCTTACTGGCCCGAGCGCAGTGCCCCGGAGTCCGGGCACTATGCGTTCATGTACACGGTGGAGATCGCCAATGTGGGGAACCTCCCCGCCCAATTGCGCAGCCGCCATTGGGTCATCACCGACGCCCAAGGGCGCATCGAAGAAGTTCGCGGGGAGGGTGTGGTGGGCAAGCAGCCCCGCCTGGAGCCCGGCGAGCGCTTCGAGTACACGAGCTGGGCCATGTTGCGCACCTCCTTCGGTTCCATGCGGGGCAGCTACGCGCTGGTCCGCCCGAACGGACTGCCGTTCGAAGCCCAGATTGGCGAGTTCGCTTTGACTTTGCCCAACGCGTTGCACTGA
- the hemH gene encoding ferrochelatase translates to MPTVKKGLLLVNLGTPDAPETGAVRRYLREFLSDPRVLDIHPVGRWMLLNLIILPFRPARSAEAYQKVWTKEGSPLLVHGRALAVAVAGRLAGEYEVALAMRYGNPSLPEAVRALRARGVSEFTVLPLYPQEATSSSSSTRARVYEVLAEPWDVSPVRSLPAFHDDPGFLDAFAEVARPVIAGARADHVLFSYHGLPERHMRKSDPSGQHCLASAGCCDVLTEVNRNCYRAQCFATTRALVERLGLASGAYTTSFQSRLGRTPWVKPYTDLVLPELAQKGVRRLAVMCPAFVADCLETLEEIGLRAREQFLGCGGESLTLVPSLNAHPTWVDAVCNLVRGAERAAPALISGPRASAPPELPPAG, encoded by the coding sequence ATGCCCACCGTGAAGAAGGGGCTGCTGCTGGTCAACCTGGGAACGCCGGATGCTCCGGAGACGGGGGCGGTGCGCCGCTACCTGCGCGAGTTCCTGAGCGATCCCCGGGTGCTGGACATCCATCCGGTGGGGCGGTGGATGCTGCTCAACCTGATCATCCTGCCCTTCCGGCCCGCCCGAAGCGCCGAGGCCTATCAGAAGGTGTGGACGAAGGAGGGCTCCCCCCTGCTCGTGCATGGCCGTGCCCTGGCCGTGGCCGTGGCCGGACGTCTGGCGGGCGAGTACGAGGTGGCGCTGGCCATGCGCTACGGCAATCCCTCCCTTCCCGAGGCGGTGCGGGCGCTCCGGGCCCGTGGGGTGTCGGAGTTCACTGTGCTGCCGCTCTATCCGCAGGAGGCCACCTCCAGTTCCAGCTCCACCCGGGCCCGCGTCTACGAGGTGCTCGCCGAGCCCTGGGATGTGTCACCGGTGAGGTCGCTCCCGGCCTTTCATGATGATCCGGGCTTCTTGGATGCCTTCGCGGAGGTGGCGCGGCCCGTCATTGCCGGGGCGCGTGCGGACCACGTCCTCTTCAGCTACCACGGGTTGCCCGAGCGCCACATGCGCAAGAGCGATCCGTCCGGGCAGCACTGCCTGGCTTCCGCGGGCTGCTGTGACGTGCTCACGGAGGTGAACCGGAACTGCTACCGCGCCCAGTGCTTCGCCACCACGAGGGCCCTGGTGGAGCGCCTGGGCTTGGCGAGCGGCGCCTACACCACCTCGTTCCAGTCGCGGCTGGGGCGCACGCCGTGGGTGAAGCCCTACACGGATCTGGTCCTCCCGGAGCTGGCGCAGAAGGGTGTGCGGCGGCTGGCGGTGATGTGCCCGGCTTTCGTGGCCGACTGCCTGGAGACGCTGGAAGAGATTGGCCTGCGGGCCCGGGAGCAGTTTCTCGGCTGCGGGGGCGAGTCGCTCACGCTGGTCCCCTCGCTGAACGCCCACCCCACGTGGGTGGACGCCGTGTGCAACTTGGTGCGAGGGGCCGAGCGCGCCGCGCCTGCCCTTATTTCAGGGCCTCGAGCTTCAGCTCCGCCGGAACTCCCTCCAGCGGGGTGA
- a CDS encoding L-threonylcarbamoyladenylate synthase, with protein sequence MEILRSGGVIALPTETVYGLAANAEDELAVRRVFAIKGRPATHPLIVHLPQAEALTAWARDIPPEAWTLAAAFWPGPLTLVLRRTPRATDAVTGGQDTVALRVPHHPLALAVLSALGGGLAAPSANRFGRVSPTTADHVREDLGNEVDLVLDGGPCTVGVESTIVDLSSEDPAILRPGGLAAEELERVLGRPVPVRAASSVRVSGSLASHYAPRAGVMLVEAADAAARAQALRAQGLRVGVLGPATLALPPGLPRFDIPEDPAGAAHDLYLRLREADLAGLDLLIACLPTARGLGLAVRDRLARAAAPRSPGT encoded by the coding sequence GTGGAAATCCTGAGGAGCGGAGGCGTCATCGCCCTGCCAACAGAGACGGTGTATGGGCTGGCCGCCAACGCCGAGGACGAGCTGGCCGTGCGCCGCGTCTTCGCCATCAAGGGTCGGCCCGCCACCCACCCCCTCATCGTCCACCTGCCCCAGGCCGAGGCCCTCACCGCCTGGGCCCGCGACATCCCCCCCGAAGCCTGGACGCTGGCCGCCGCCTTCTGGCCCGGGCCACTCACGTTGGTGCTGCGCCGGACTCCGCGCGCCACCGACGCCGTCACGGGCGGCCAGGACACCGTCGCCTTGCGCGTTCCCCACCACCCCCTGGCGCTCGCCGTCCTCTCCGCCCTGGGCGGCGGACTGGCGGCCCCCAGCGCCAACCGGTTCGGCCGGGTCAGCCCCACCACCGCCGACCACGTCCGCGAGGACCTGGGAAACGAGGTGGACCTCGTCCTCGATGGAGGCCCCTGCACGGTGGGCGTGGAATCCACCATTGTGGATCTCAGCTCGGAAGACCCCGCCATCCTCCGGCCCGGGGGCCTGGCGGCCGAGGAGCTGGAGCGCGTCCTGGGGCGCCCCGTCCCGGTCCGCGCCGCGTCGTCCGTGCGCGTCTCCGGCTCCCTGGCCTCACACTATGCCCCTCGCGCGGGGGTGATGCTCGTGGAGGCCGCGGACGCCGCCGCTCGGGCGCAGGCCCTGCGGGCCCAGGGGCTCCGGGTGGGCGTGCTGGGCCCTGCCACCCTGGCGTTGCCCCCCGGATTGCCCCGTTTCGACATCCCCGAGGACCCCGCGGGGGCGGCGCATGACCTGTACCTGCGCCTGCGCGAGGCGGACCTCGCGGGCCTGGACCTCCTCATCGCCTGCCTTCCCACCGCGAGGGGATTGGGCCTGGCCGTGCGCGACCGCCTCGCCCGCGCCGCCGCTCCCCGTTCCCCGGGCACTTGA